In Vigna radiata var. radiata cultivar VC1973A unplaced genomic scaffold, Vradiata_ver6 scaffold_190, whole genome shotgun sequence, the genomic stretch AATATACGTGTTAAATGAATACAAATGTAGTTAAATCTTAATTCATTACAATTTGACCAGAAGGtaaattttaggaaaatgatattttaacactattttttgacaccattttaacactgcacacgtgtcaaaatgtgattgaacgattttaaattaaaaaagttgagacaggagtatatttggaaaagaaaaaccaaagtttgtttttttaatttcaaatcgtctaaccatattttgacacgtatacattatcaaaatggtgtaaaaaaatagtgtaaaaatatCATTCTCCTAAATTTTAAGCAATGTGGGGGTTCATTGCTATTTGACCACCAGGGAAATTTTAAGCACGTGGGACTTCCAGCACCAATAAATTTCATCCAAAACATCTACTACATGAACATTCACTTCCTTTCCAACTGCACCACTGCTTCTTCATTCCTCAGAACCATGACTCAATCTGCGTCAACAGCATCTCTCAAAGTTATCCAAATTTGTTCGGTGGCACCACTTCAGGAACCAACCATTTCCACCCTTGTTCCAACCTCTCTTCCATTAACCTTCTTCGATCTCTTATGGCTTCGATTTCCACCTGTTNAATGTCTCTTCTTCTATCACTTCCCACACCCAACCTCTTCATTCCTTCATTCTCTTCTTCCCTCTCTCAAACATTCTCTTTCCCTCACTCTCCAACACTTCCTCCCTTTATCTGGCACTCTCACATGGCCCTCTCACTCTCCCAAACCCATCATCAACTATCTCCCCGGCGACGCTGTTTCCTTCATTGTTGCTCAGTCCGACCAAAACTTCGACCACCTTTGCTCCCATCTCTGTGAAGCATCACAACGCCACGATTTAGCACCCCACTTGGCAAATTCCCATGATAAAGCATCTCTGTTGGCGGTTCAAGTCACTGTGTTCCCAAACTCTGGCTTTTGCATTGGAGTAACCACACACCATGCAATTTTCGACGGAAAATCTGCATCCATGTTCGTCAAAGCATGGGCCTATATATTCTCTAACCTTAAAAACCCTACTACACCCACACCCTCACTAACACCAACACCATCATTACCTCAGCATCTTACACCTATCTTTGACAGATCATTGATCAGAGACCCTTCTGGGTTCGCTGAACTGTACGTGGACCAGTGGATGAATCATAATGGTTCGAATAACAGAAGTCTCAAGGTGTGGGAGTCTCTCACTGCAACACCGAGCGATGGACTCAaaggtttgtttgaatttaccCCTTCACAGATTCAAAAGCTCAAACAATACGGAAACTCTAAGNTGAAAGTGAATGTTCATCTGTCAACATTTTCTGTTACGTGTGCGTATGTGTTAGCGTGTTTGGTCAAAGCGAACCAAGTGAAGGAAGAAAACGTGCTGTTCGCATTTTCTGTTGATTGTAGAGCGCGCTTGGATCCTCCAATTCCAGCCACGTATTTTGGAAACTGCGTTAAAGCACATTGCGTAGTGGCTTTGACTAAGGAGTTGGTTGGAAAAGATGGGTTCATTTGTGCTTTGGAGAGGATAGTTGAGGCTTTGAATAGGGTGAAGGAAGAGGAAGTTTTGAATGGAGCAGAAAAATGGGTTTCGCTTATGCATGACCCTGGGGAGGCTAGAGTAATTTCTGTTGCTGGGTCTCCGTTGTTTGAGTTTTATAGCATTGATTTTGGGTGGGGAAGGCCAAAGAAGGTTGATTTGGTATCCACAGACAAAACAGGAGCATTGTCTATCAGTGAAAGTAGGGATATCAGTGGAGGAATTGAGATTGGATTAATGTTACCTAAAAGTGAGATTGAAGATTTTACTTCCATTTTTCTTCAAGGACTTGATTCCCTCTAGAAAAATGTAACTTTTCTGTCTGATTATGTTGAATAAAGCACTTTTCCCATTGATAAGGGTAAATATctgttcacttttttttttttgttttttactcaCACCGACATCGAATTACTCTATATAAACGTCtacctatgattaaaccgacgtcaacttgaatatataaagaggtttaaaatgacactaaccgacgtctatgttgttatagatgTCGGGCATGgatttaaccgacgtctaacaacgactttgtattttagtgcagttttgatccagactttcggtagcattatGCAACACTCTCTTCTTGCTAGTTTTCCCAcaagaaaagcttgcgtcttttgaatcttctagtgctttcaacccaaaaccgaacctgggtccatggctacttccaattattcaactgcaacagaaaaaaattacggtgtcgagaagtagacaaggacccaagttccattttgggtcggaagaactagaaaactcaaaagatcatcactcttttagtgaggaaactagcaaagggagaatgttgcactatgttaccgaaagagtggatcaaaactgcactaaaacacaacataaaaaaaaattaatcagttgaacgacaagataatcgataaaaaattaaagaaagtttaaacggtaagcataagaaaaaccacgcacctgggatgaagagagaaaaaggagaggacgaagacaatgacgttatcacaaaatacaatgcaatgttggaagagataaaaagtagaggtgcgtaAGGGAGTGAAAGAAAAGGAGAaccagagaaaaaggagaagagatgaagacgcgatcagaaactgagtggttagaagggtctgtggtttatttaaaatgaaattgggcgtcggttgcgccagaaaccgacgtctatagacgtcagtgtttgatcgggatccgacgtctattcttcttaaagaagctgaaaagattgacgcttGATTTCCTATTAGGGTAATTCACGTCGGTGCCCgtcctagccgacgtctaaaaccctcgaatttggtaaaaataatcaattacaggaagTAGACGTCGATTACAttccgaaccgacgtctaaattgaaggatttttgtcttcccgccttccagatagGCTTTAGACGTAgccgtttgactacgtgacgtttAAGCCCCTGGGAAtttggtgaacaacattaattgtagcctcAGTCGACGTCGCttgttcaggggatccgacATCTATTCCTCGTCTGAAGTTGAACcgtttgacgtttgatttcctgtcagagactggaacgtcggtgcccttttctCGACGACGTCGAATtgtctgtcttatcacatacctcaggcaatttgaTGTCGGTTTgaggcaggtgcgacgtctatcatgtcatagacgtcgcctaacatcgaaatggacgtctagtttaccaatatatttacaataatgccaccgtgcaataATAGACATCGGTTTATCACAAAACCGACGTCTGATGGATGACGTTAAACAGCATTTTTACACTAGTGTttgtattttggttttaatttataaagtgtCAATTATGATCTCATTCATGTTAATTAAGCGGAGCtagtattttataaacttttaatatatttttctcaatattctTAATAAAGGAGATATAATATNTATACAAGTAAAAACACGTGcgtatatatattcaatttttttatgacNNNNNNNNNNNNNNNNNNNNNNNNNNNNNNNNNNNNNNNNNNNNNNNNNNNNNNNNNNNNNNNNNNNNNNNNNNNNNNNNNNNNNNNNNNNNNNNNNNNNNNNNNNNNNNNNNNNNNNNNNNNNNNNNNNNNNNNNNNNNNNNNNNNNNNNNNNNNNNNNNNNNNNNNNNNNNNNNNNNNNNNNNNNNNNNNNNNNNNNNNNNNNNNNNNNNNNNNNNNNNNNNNNNNNNNNNNNNNNNNNNNNNNNNNNNNNNNNNNNNNNNNNNNNNNNNNNNNNNNNNNNNNNNNNNNNNNNNNNNNNNNNNNNNNNNNNNNNNNNNNNNNNNNNNNNNNNNNNNNNNNNNNNNNNNNNNNNNNNNNNNNNNNNNNNNNNNNNNNNNNNNNNNNNNNNNNNNNNNNNNNNNNNNNNNNNNNNNNNNNNNNNNNNNNNNNNNNNNNNNNNNNNNNNNNNNNNNNNNNNNNNNNNNNNNNNNNNNNNNNNNNNNNNNNNNNNNNNNNNNNNNNNNNNNNNNNNNNNNNNNNNNNNNNNNNNNNNNNNNNNNNNNNNNNNNNNNNNNNNNNNNNNNNNNNNNNNNNNNNNNNNNNNNNNNNNNNNNNNNNNNNNNNNNNNNNNNNNNNNNNNNNNNNNNNNNNNNNNNNNNNNNNNNNNNNNNNNNNNNNNNNNNNNNNNNNNNNNNNNNNNNNNNNNNNNNNNNNNNNNNNNNNNNNNNNNNNNNNNNNNNNNNNNNNNNNNNNNNNNNNNNNNNNNNNNNNNNNNNNNNNNNNNNNNNNNNNNNNNNNNNNNNNNNNNNNNNNNNNNNNNNNNNCAAATAGAAAAAAACTATCTTGAAgcaattatattgttttaaccGTCAAGATCATCactttcttgtaattttttccCCCAATCCAATGATTCCCACATTTGACTTATTTGATCGAAAAAGATTTTGATGAAATAAAGAGAGTTTCTTCGTTGGTTGTCGAGAAGAATAAGTAGCACATTTATTAGATTTTGTGTGGGGAAAGGGAAGGGTTGATTTCACGTAAAAGACTTTAGATgtctattattttgaatttttaatatcaGATTCCGATTTAACATttttatgggtgacgttaatagGACGTCGGATCTATAGAGTCTGACGTCTATAAGGACATCGGTTAATGTCATGTCctacgtctaagggcactatagacgtcgtaTATGGCATTAACAGACGTCTACTAAgctttcgttgtgttttagtgcaattttgtttgtgtctttgagtagcctagtagcacattcttcctttgctagtttcctcatcataagaaaaacttgcgtcttttggatctcttatgacatttcaacccaaaaccgaacttggGTCCTTGCCCAGTTCCATTCCAatcgccaatgaaaaagaatacggttaGGCAAGGACTcaggttcgattttgggttgaaatgccataagagatccaaaggatacattttttcttacgaggaagcAAGCAAAGACAtgagcaaaactgcactaaaacacaacgaaaacccattttaattggttcaaatggaagataattcatcaaaaactaatttaatcggagtaaaagtaagtttaaacggttcaaaGAGATAAAACACACCTGGAAATGCAATGTCGCAAAGAGAAAAGGCGAGGAGGAAGACAGTGAAGTGCGCGTAACTGCGGGTTCGCGATTTTTGATTTATAAGGAATCAAGACGTCGGTCCCCTAGTGCCTAACGTTTATTCTCGACTAGACGTCGGTgacctcactaatatgacgtccatttgaattaaaaattaatattcgtgaTGTATATAGATGTCAGATCTATAGGGAGCCGACGTCCAAAACAACTTTTCACCTACCCTGTCAGGCCATTTAAagtatagacgtcggtgacAAGGGGGACCGACGTCCATAAtcgtatatagacgtcggagtggcgggaacaaatgtctatatggcacaaaaaatgacttttcacttaCCTGTCAGCCCCGTAGACGACGGTTAGGGAGGGGGGTGACgtctataattttatagacaTTGAGGACCCTcctaaccgatgtctatatgaccacttatttatgaaaatgtcaccggtcaataatttacgttggatattttgtgat encodes the following:
- the LOC106779270 gene encoding malonyl-CoA:anthocyanidin 5-O-glucoside-6''-O-malonyltransferase, which codes for MTQSASTASLKVIQICSVAPLQEPTISTLVPTSLPLTFFDLLWLRFPPVXCLFFYHFPHPTSSFLHSLLPSLKHSLSLTLQHFLPLSGTLTWPSHSPKPIINYLPGDAVSFIVAQSDQNFDHLCSHLCEASQRHDLAPHLANSHDKASLLAVQVTVFPNSGFCIGVTTHHAIFDGKSASMFVKAWAYIFSNLKNPTTPTPSLTPTPSLPQHLTPIFDRSLIRDPSGFAELYVDQWMNHNGSNNRSLKVWESLTATPSDGLKGLFEFTPSQIQKLKQYGNSKXKVNVHLSTFSVTCAYVLACLVKANQVKEENVLFAFSVDCRARLDPPIPATYFGNCVKAHCVVALTKELVGKDGFICALERIVEALNRVKEEEVLNGAEKWVSLMHDPGEARVISVAGSPLFEFYSIDFGWGRPKKVDLVSTDKTGALSISESRDISGGIEIGLMLPKSEIEDFTSIFLQGLDSL